A region of Gemmatimonadaceae bacterium DNA encodes the following proteins:
- a CDS encoding nitroreductase family protein: MTDAPRFVPLEHRRVTDADMLERARAFHADMDRRRTTRHFSSDPVPREAIEFAIRTAGTAPSGAHQQPWTFVAVSDPAIKAQIREAAEREEHEFYHGRAPADWLAALAPLGTDEVKAHLTDAPWLVVVFRQAHGTDASGERTTHYYTNESVGIAVGFFIAAVHRMGLVTLTHTPNPMHFLAELLQRPSNERAYLILPVGHPAPAARVPDITRKPLDAIAVFR; encoded by the coding sequence ATGACCGACGCTCCTCGTTTCGTTCCTCTCGAACATCGCCGCGTGACAGACGCGGATATGCTCGAACGCGCACGGGCCTTCCACGCGGACATGGACCGCCGCCGCACGACGCGGCATTTCTCCAGCGATCCGGTTCCGCGCGAGGCCATCGAGTTCGCGATTCGCACGGCGGGCACGGCCCCGAGCGGTGCGCACCAGCAGCCGTGGACCTTTGTCGCCGTCTCCGACCCGGCGATCAAGGCGCAGATCCGCGAAGCGGCGGAACGCGAGGAGCACGAGTTCTACCACGGGCGCGCGCCGGCCGACTGGCTCGCCGCTCTCGCGCCGCTTGGCACCGACGAGGTCAAAGCGCATCTCACCGATGCGCCGTGGCTCGTCGTGGTGTTTCGCCAGGCCCACGGGACCGACGCATCCGGTGAGCGCACGACGCACTACTACACGAACGAGTCCGTGGGTATCGCGGTCGGGTTCTTCATCGCCGCCGTCCATCGGATGGGCCTGGTCACGCTCACCCACACACCCAACCCGATGCATTTCCTCGCCGAGCTGCTGCAGCGGCCATCCAATGAGCGTGCCTATCTGATCCTGCCGGTGGGGCACCCCGCGCCGGCGGCGCGGGTTCCCGACATCACGCGCAAGCCGCTCGACGCCATCGCGGTCTTTCGTTAG
- a CDS encoding outer membrane beta-barrel protein: MCRSLFVTALLVVTAISAGAQGSQRQVQLVVAGGLQVPTGGFGDVHDLGLHADASVLFNGFGSLRLRPEISYARFRIKEALGQLSGQRLAGVGASGGAARDEYSGALSTLLGGFANLELGLGSGGFQPYVLAGIGAVSFKTDKSLDALEASDVKASVNLGAGVRFRLGGIGGMIEARLNNVPAGDNTRAYFKDVRSIPVTFGLVF; the protein is encoded by the coding sequence ATGTGTCGCTCGCTGTTCGTCACCGCGCTCCTCGTCGTCACCGCGATATCCGCGGGTGCTCAGGGATCTCAGCGCCAGGTCCAGCTCGTTGTTGCCGGCGGCCTCCAGGTTCCGACGGGAGGATTCGGCGACGTCCACGACCTGGGCTTGCACGCCGATGCGTCGGTGTTGTTCAACGGGTTCGGCAGCTTGCGGCTGCGCCCGGAGATCAGCTACGCTCGATTCAGGATCAAGGAGGCCCTGGGCCAACTCTCAGGTCAGCGCCTTGCCGGCGTGGGTGCTTCAGGAGGTGCCGCGCGCGACGAATACTCCGGTGCGCTGTCCACGCTGCTCGGCGGGTTCGCGAACCTCGAGCTGGGACTGGGGTCCGGCGGCTTCCAGCCCTACGTGCTGGCGGGAATCGGCGCGGTCTCGTTCAAGACCGACAAGTCGCTGGATGCGCTCGAGGCGAGCGACGTGAAGGCGTCGGTGAACCTGGGAGCTGGCGTGCGATTCAGACTGGGCGGGATCGGCGGGATGATCGAGGCACGGCTCAACAACGTGCCGGCCGGTGACAACACCCGCGCGTACTTCAAGGACGTGCGTTCGATCCCGGTGACCTTTGGCCTGGTGTTCTGA
- a CDS encoding alkaline phosphatase family protein, with amino-acid sequence MARPVPPLADRPTLVLHFTVDQLKAEYLDVYAPQFTGGLARLLKGGAVFTNAFQDHGITETAPGHASTLSGRFPRSTGIVGNEAGVKDPEMPLLAGARGDPASPFRFRGTTLADWMRFSNPLARALSISRKDRGAILPLGRARGEAYWFGTNGIVTTSRYYGDTLPTWVQAFNARRLPQRHAGYTWELLLPASEYAEPDSVEVEAKGEDYTFPHRLSTDTARAASGFYQFPMMDSVLLHLALDGLQARQLGENPVRTDLLAISLSTTDAVGHKYGPDSREIHDQILRLDRYLGQFLDSLYRLRDSTKIVISLTADHGVTPYPVPGHWTRYRTEPAGYADLRPLAAALRHEVVEAGVDSAGFRWELETLYLDHDAFARAAVNRDSVARAYVRRASQIPGVLRADVWSDIAKEDPRRDVFVRRWQHMFPPDLQVAAVVVLRPFWYWAGGETANHGSPHYQDAHVPIIFAGAGIRPGRYADFVRVVDIAPTLAEVVRVRPMEALDGTVLRQALR; translated from the coding sequence GTGGCGAGACCTGTACCGCCCCTGGCGGACCGGCCGACGCTGGTGCTGCATTTCACCGTCGATCAGCTCAAGGCCGAGTACCTTGACGTGTACGCCCCGCAGTTCACGGGGGGGCTCGCGCGGCTGTTGAAGGGCGGGGCGGTGTTCACGAACGCGTTCCAGGACCACGGGATCACGGAGACTGCCCCCGGGCATGCGTCCACGCTCTCGGGCCGCTTTCCACGATCCACCGGGATCGTCGGCAACGAGGCCGGCGTGAAGGATCCGGAAATGCCGCTGCTTGCCGGTGCGCGCGGCGATCCGGCGTCGCCGTTCAGGTTTCGTGGTACGACCCTCGCCGACTGGATGCGTTTCAGCAACCCCCTCGCGCGAGCGCTATCCATCTCTCGCAAGGATCGGGGCGCGATCCTTCCGCTCGGTCGCGCGAGGGGAGAAGCCTACTGGTTCGGCACGAACGGCATCGTGACGACGAGTCGATATTACGGCGACACGTTGCCCACCTGGGTCCAGGCATTCAATGCACGTCGGCTGCCACAGCGTCACGCCGGGTACACGTGGGAACTGCTGCTCCCGGCGAGCGAATATGCTGAGCCCGATAGCGTCGAGGTGGAGGCCAAGGGCGAGGACTACACGTTCCCCCACCGGCTGTCCACGGACACGGCGCGCGCCGCTTCGGGGTTCTACCAGTTCCCGATGATGGACAGTGTGTTGCTGCACCTGGCTCTCGACGGTCTCCAGGCGCGGCAGCTGGGTGAGAACCCGGTACGCACCGACCTGCTCGCGATCTCGCTGTCCACCACCGATGCCGTGGGGCACAAGTACGGGCCCGACTCGCGCGAGATCCACGACCAGATTCTGCGGCTCGACCGCTATCTCGGGCAGTTCCTCGACTCGCTGTACCGGCTCAGGGACTCGACGAAGATTGTGATCTCGCTGACTGCCGACCACGGCGTCACGCCGTACCCGGTGCCCGGCCACTGGACGCGATACCGCACCGAGCCGGCGGGATACGCCGACCTCAGACCGCTCGCTGCCGCGCTGCGCCACGAAGTGGTCGAGGCTGGCGTCGACAGCGCGGGGTTCCGCTGGGAACTCGAAACGCTGTATCTCGACCACGATGCCTTCGCACGGGCGGCCGTGAACCGCGACTCCGTGGCGCGCGCCTACGTGCGGCGGGCCTCACAGATTCCGGGCGTGCTACGCGCCGATGTGTGGAGCGACATTGCCAAGGAGGATCCACGTCGGGACGTCTTTGTTCGTCGCTGGCAGCACATGTTCCCACCCGACCTCCAGGTCGCCGCGGTCGTCGTGCTCAGGCCCTTCTGGTACTGGGCAGGCGGCGAAACGGCCAACCACGGGTCGCCGCATTACCAGGACGCCCACGTGCCGATCATCTTCGCCGGGGCGGGTATCCGCCCGGGACGCTACGCCGACTTTGTTCGCGTGGTCGACATTGCGCCGACGTTGGCCGAGGTGGTGCGCGTCAGGCCCATGGAAGCCCTGGATGGCACCGTGCTCCGGCAGGCATTGCGTTAG